One Xiphophorus hellerii strain 12219 chromosome 1, Xiphophorus_hellerii-4.1, whole genome shotgun sequence DNA segment encodes these proteins:
- the ogfr gene encoding opioid growth factor receptor — protein MEDDYVCEYDSTWDTESDGDDPAGESQSRRSNQDKNKSSWAIWHHTPRNMRAAKDMQNYRRGYPNLTDDDCSEDKMNNLQFYLNKFPSAPDDIYIESFLKEWKNDYKKLERVHSYIQWLFPLREPGVNYMASELTKKEIEAFKKNEDAKRRLVEAYELMLGFYGIRLVNKETGEVKRAENWKERFGNLERNMHNNLRITRILKSLGELGFKHYQAPLVRFFLEETLVKKTLSNVKRSVLDYFLFAVLEKQERQDLVRFAYHHYEPKDKFVWCPRKIQKQLRKGSRNSDVGNGDDVLHSKKDGDAAVQQKEDGMNNVTKTPEGSDKIKDKSKQAEESDEPPAETETVGNGNVETGSNIENMSNGNEFPNDDDDDIDEMDQSPSLDCDIRKNEATADSEEKSTSNAKDGQDLDVMLTGADGEPEKPPKKKREDDEVPPNNDPATAAAGLVQDKVAPNKSTGQTSSSVHTPLKSSKHSPSLSSEREEKIPRTDFIQPSDQKEDEMENSSASNGMQSSKDIEGQSNGTESEDVPMDSTPSSSNHNEGAS, from the exons atggaagacgACTATGTGTGTGAATACGACTCGACATGGGACACAGAGAGCGATGGAGACGACCCGGCCGGAGAGAGCCAGAGCCGTCGGTCaaatcaagacaaaaacaagTCTTCCTGGGCTATT tggcaTCACACACCCAGAAATATGAGGGCAGCAAAAGACATGCAGAATTACAGAAGAGGATATCCT AATCTAACAGATGATGATTGCTCAGAAGACAAAATGAACAACCTACAGTTCTATCTAAACAAGTTTCCATCTGCTCCTGATG ATATCTATATTGAGTCCTTTCTTAAAGAATGGAAAAACGACTACAAAAAATTGGAGAGGGTTCACTCTTACATCCAGTG GTTGTTTCCACTGCGAGAACCAGGGGTTAATTATATGGCTTCAGAGCTCACCAAGAAGGAAATTGAG GCTTTCAAGAAGAATGAGGATGCCAAAAGGAGGCTGGTGGAGGCATATGAACTCATGTTGGGTTTCTACGGCATACGTCTTGTCAACAAAGAGACGGGGGAAGTGAAGCGTGCAGAAAATTGGAAGGAACGTTTTGGAAACCTGGAGAG AAATATGCACAACAACCTCCGAATAACTCGCATCCTGAAAAGCCTCGGGGAGCTTGGCTTCAAGCACTACCAGGCTCCGCTTGTGCGCTTCTTCCTGGAAGAGACTCTGGTCAAGAAGACGCTGAGTAACGTTAAGCGCAGTGTGTTGGACTACTTCCTGTTCGCCGTGCTGGAAAAGCAGGAACGCCAGGATCTTGTGCGCTTCGCTTACCATCACTACGAGCCAAAGGACAAGTTTGTGTGGTGTCCCAGAAAGATCCAGAAACAATTGAGGAAGGGCTCCAGAAATTCTGACGTCGGGAATGGAGACGATGTCTTGCACAGTAAAAAAGACGGGGATGCAGCAGTGCAGCAGAAAGAAGATGGGATGAATAATGTTACTAAGACTCCGGAAGGAAGTGATAAAATTAAAGACAAGAGCAAACAGGCGGAGGAGTCTGATGAGCCACCAGCAGAAACAGAGACTGTCGGGAACGGAAACGTGGAAACGGGGTCTAATATTGAAAATATGAGCAATGGAAATGAATTTCCAAATGATGATGACGACGACATCGATGAAATGGATCAGTCCCCCAGTCTAGACTGCGACATCAGAAAGAATGAGGCCACTGCAGACAGTGAAGAGAAATCTACCAGCAACGCCAAGGATGGTCAAGATCTGGACGTCATGCTAACCGGTGCGGATGGAGAGCCCGAAAAAcctccaaaaaagaaaagggaagacGACGAGGTTCCGCCTAACAACGATCCTGCAACTGCTGCCGCTGGCCTGGTGCAGGACAAGGTTGCTCCTAACAAATCTACAGGTCAAACAAGCTCTTCAGTTCACACTCCTCTTAAGAGCTCAAAACACTCACCCTCTCTGTCTTCTGAAAGGGAGGAAAAGATCCCAAGGACGGATTTTATTCAACCGTCAGATCAAAAAGAAGACGAGATGGAAAATAGTTCAGCTTCAAATGGAATGCAGAGCAGCAAAGACATAGAAGGACAGAGCAACGGGACGGAGTCAGAGGACGTTCCCATGGATTCAACCCCCTCAAGCTCCAATCACAATGAGGGAGCCTCATGA